A region of the Candidatus Giovannonibacteria bacterium genome:
CCCTACGCCCTCAACCGCCGTAAGTTCCGAAATATTCACCGGAATTTTCTTCTTTAGTTTTTCGTATTCGGCAAATTTACTCCCGCGAAGAAGCGTTTCTATATGGTAAGCGATGCCCTTGCCCACTCCGGGTATATTAAGCAAGGCGCCTGCGCCGCCTTCTTTATAAATCTCCCTTATTTCCCTGTCCAGCGCTTCAACGCCAAGCGCGGCTTTCTCATACGCCTGCGGCTTGAAGAGAACTCCCTCCATCTCATAGAGTTCAGCCATCTCATACAAAATTTTGGCGATTTCCTGATTGGCCATTAAGAATATTTTAGCACCAATAAATCTTATCCACAGCCCCGGCTTGCGCATCCCTTAATGTTTTGGGATAATGAAAGCAGGTAACAATTTGCCCGTTTATCGAGCTGGCGCAAGCAAAGCGTGCCAAAACAATGTTTGCCGTCTGGCAACATCATTAAGCTCAACCGAGCATATCCCGCGCTCTTCGCTCGCGCTAATATTTAGTTCCCTACCATCAACAATATTTCCTCTTTTACCCCCGTGTCCTCGCACCGGGGGACAGTTTTTTATATTATTAATGTTTTGTTGCCGGATTTTTAGGAATCGGCGTAAAGGGCGGAAGGGCGGCCGGCCGAGCGCCGTCAAGCAAAGGGTAAAGACGAATCAAAACAAAAAACACGACGAAGTTTATAGCTCCGGCCAAGATAAAAAGCAATCTAAATCCGAAAATATCCGCGAGCACTCCTCCTATCGCAGCTCCTATTGCGCTGGAAATAGTGAGCCCTCCCACACTAAACAAACTCCACTCAAAGCCCTCCGCTCCTTTGTCCACATGGCGCGCAAACAAGGAATAATAAGACGCCATAAGCGCCGCGGAGCTAAAACCCGCCAATATTTCCAGTGTGTAAAGATGCCAAATTTGCGATATAAAAATGAGGGCAAAAGGATACAATACCTCAATTAGCGCTCCGGCCATGAGGATATAAAAATCATCTCTTTCGCCTTTTTTAGTATCCAAAACTTTCGCTAACGGAATCTGTAAAACTGACTTTGCGATAGCGTAAAGCGCCAAAGCAAAACCGACCGTTTTTAAAGTCGCGCCTTCAATAAAACCCGTGATAAAAATAGCAAAAAGCGGCCCGAAGAGCCCCGCGGCCACGTTAATGGCAAAAAGATAAACCAGCAAAATCTGCACAGCTCGGTTTACGGTGATGTTTATGTGAATGCGCATAATTAGAATAAAGAGGTTTGTTTGGTCGCCTCTCTTTTCTCTTCTATCTTAACACCTTCATCATTTTTTAATAACTCCGGCAATTTTTTAAAATCCGCTTCCAAATCTTTTAAAACCTGCGTTGAACGTAGTGCGGCGGCGGGGTGGTAAAGAGAAACAATAATCCGTCCGTCAATTTTCTGAACCTTGCCGTGGTCTCTGGAAATTTTCGCCTCCGGCAAAAAGTAGGCCATTGCAAACCTCCCGAGCGCGACTATCATTTTTGGATTTATTATTTCTATCTGCTTCGTAAGATACGGCTTATACGCTTCAATCTCCTTCGGCAGTGGGTCTCTATTTTCCGGCGGACGCCTTTTTAAAATGTTGGTGATATACACCCCCACACCAAAATTTTTTGTGTGGGGGTAAACGGCTTCTCGCGGCCAGCCAATACTAGCAAGTAGTTTGTCAAGCAATTTCCCCGCCTGCCCAACGAAAGGCCTTACCAACCTGTCCTCATGAAACCCCGGCCCCTCGCCGATAAACATTACCTCCGCGTCCGGGCTCCCCTCCCCAAAAACCAAATTCGCCGTCCCATAAAGCGGCAGTGATTTATCCGCCTCCATTTCTTTTTTTAGATTCTCTAATGCTTCGTTTTTATCCATAGTCCCAATTTATTTTACATTTCTTTTGAGATTCGGCGATGCATTAATGATCAAAATATTTATCATGGATAGCATAAGGGTATCACTGTGCTCAAAAAATTTCAAACTAAACACTCAAGGCCGAACGGTTAATGATGTTTAGTCACATAATTAGTCGCATAAACAAACCAGAAATTTACGGAGTGCATTATGAAATATTTAGAGTACCAGCACGCCCAATACTAACGATGTGCACAAACCCCCTTAAACCCAGAGCTTCCAATGCCTCAAAAAAAACTTGCGGCATGGGACGTCGCCCCAACCAAACGCTTTTCTGCAACATTTCATAACCGTAACTCGCAAGTTCGATTCTTAACCAAAGCCGTTTTTTGCGATCGCGTTCCGGAATATCAAAGATAATCAAGCGGATAACTCCGTCCTCCGGTGGCAAAACGGGTCTAGGGTTATAATTTACTTTGTGAATAAATTTCTTACCTAAATCCGTGATGTGCCATCCTTTTGTGTTTTTTGCTACTAACTTCTGTCTCTGCAATCTCTGAAGAGTTGAATGAAAAGTCTGCTTAGAAAATCCGTGCGATTTGTCCAATCCTAAAATCTCCCTCCACACTCTCGCTTCCGGATACTTGGCAGGAAAAAATGCGTCAACGGTGCCGTATCCGATTTCTCCCAACTTCTTCAAAATCAAAGTGGCGATACTAGGCCTCCTAATTAAAGGTTCGCTTTTTGGTTTTACCTTGTGGCGCTTCATAAACCTATACTATACACTCAAGACCGGTCGGTCAATATTGTTTAGTCTCTATAACCATCAATTTTATTTTTATTTCTGTGCGTAATTTCTATTTCTTAAAATATGAATCAGTGTTGGCAGGATGGAAACAACAATTATTACCAAAATTATCGGGATAAGATATTTATCCACGCCCGGAATAGTGGCGCCCAAAAAATAACCGAGCCAAGTTATGCCCAAGGCCCAAAGCGCGGCGCCCAAAATGTTATAAAAAAAGAATGTCGGATAATGCATCCTGCCGACCCCAGCCAAAATCGGCGCGAAGGTGCGGACAATCGGCAAAAAACGGGCGAGCACTAAAGTTTTCGCTCCATGCCGCTCGTAAAAAATTCTCGCGCGCTCCAGATGGTCTCTATGAAAAAGCCATGAATCTTCGCAGCTGAAAATCGCCGGCCCGACTTTTTTGCCGAAAGAATAGCCGAAGTTATCCCCCAAAATCGCCGCAAGAAACATAAGCAGGGCAAGCGGCCAGACGTTCAAAAATCCCTGCGAGGCCAAAAACCCGGCGGTAAAAAGAAGCGAGTCCCCCGGCAGAAAAAAACCTATAAATAACCCGGACTCCGCGAACACGATTACAAAAAGCCCCGCGTATCCCGCAGTTTTTATGAGCGAAACCAAATCCCAGCCGGCTAGAAATTCCATAAGTTTTAGCTTAACATAAATATAAAGAAGGTTATATGAACCATAACCAACACGATTTAGTGCAAGACTTGGCGATTATGGCGTTGAGCGTGCTTATCGCCGTCATTTTGGCGACAACCGATATTCTTGCAAAAATACTCGCCTCTGCCCAAGAATTGAAACTTCTTGGCAGTTTTATCGCCGGAATGTTTTTTACATCGGTTTTTACAGTCGCCCCTGCCGTAGTCGCGCTCGGCAAAATCGCCCAAGCCAATTCCGCGCTACAAGTTGCCATTTTTGGAGCGGCGGGAGCGGTGGTGGGCGACTTAATAATTTTCCGCTTCGTCAGGGACCGGCTTTCCGGGCACCTCGCGGAGCTGATGCGGAATCGCGGCGTCTGGAAAAGAATCTCGGCGCTTTTTAAGCTCAAATCCTTCCGATGGGTCGCTTTTTTTGTCGGGGGGCTGATTATCGCCTCCCCTCTCCCTGACGAGGCAGGGGTGAGTTTAATGGGACTTTCAAAAATAAAAACTTCGTGGTTCATCCCGCTTTCGTTCGCGTTTAATTTCGCGGGCATTTTGCTCATAGCCGCGGCCGCCAAAGCTCTATGAAACCCTTAAACAAAGAAGTTGAACGGATGTCTTTTTGGGCGCTTGCGGCGGAGGAAGCCGCAAGCATTCTGCAAACAGATTTGCAAAACGGCCTCTCCGAAAAGGAAATTAAAAATCGCGTCCAAATATTCGGGCCGAACGTGATTGAAAAACCGCGCCGCGCCGCAGGCCTCGCCATTTTTTTAAACCAATTTAAAAGCCCTTTGATTTTAATTCTTTGTTTCGCCGGCCTGACGACGCTTTTTATAGCCCATTACCGCGACGCGATTTTTATTTTGGCGGCGGTAGCCGTAAACGCGATTTTAGGATTTTATCAGGAATATAAAGCTGAAAAAGCACTCGCGGAACTTAAAACTTATCTCAAAGAGCGCTCGCGGGTTGTGCGCAGCGGGGTGGAACGCGAAATTGACGCGGGAAATCTCGTGCCCGGCGACATCATCCGCCTTGCCCAAGGCGACCGCGTTCCGGCGGACGGGAGGATTGCTTCCGCGAACGACTTGCAAGCGGACGAAGCAATTCTTACCGGCGAATCGTTGCCGGTAATAAAATCTGCCGACCCGGCGGGGCGGGGCGCAATCCTCCCGGACCAGAATTCAATGGTGTTTGCCGGAACGCTTATCACTCAAGGGGCCGGCACCGCGATAGTATGCCGCACGGATTTTTTTACGGAACTCGGAAAAATCGCCTCGCTCGTAACTGAATCGCGGAGCGAAGAAACTCCCCTGCAGACAGCTATCAGGCGTTTCAGCGTGCGCGCCAGTATTTTACTTGGGGCGCTTACGCTCCTGATTTTCGGAGCGGGCATAGCGTTGGGACATTCGCCGCTGGAGATGTTTTTGATATCGGTTGCCATTGCCGTCTCGGCGGTGCCCGAGGGCTTGCCCGTTGCCCTTACCGTGATTCTGGCGATAGGGGTGGAACGCATGGCCAAGAAAAAAGGCGTCATCAGAAAATTGGTCGCCGCGGAAGCGCTGGGGAGCACAACAGTCATACTCACGGATAAAACGGGGACGCTGACCATGGCAAAAATGGAACTTAGCAAAATACTGCCTGCTGCAGGAGAAGAGAAAAAACGACTGCTTGAACTGGCAATTCTCAACACCAACGTGCTCATTGAAAATCCGAACGACTCCGTTTCGGAATGGCGGGTGAGCGGCAAGATAATGGAAACGGCTCTGGTGCAGCACGCGGCTCTGCGCGGAGTAACGATGAGCGAAATAAAAAATAAAATGCAGATTTTGGGTTCTATGCCGTTTAACGCCGTAAATAAATTCTCCGCCGCGCTGGTGCATGAACGCGGAAAGCATTTCTTGGTCTTTTTGGGCGCGCCGGATATTCTCATCAGCCACTCCGCTTTGGGCGCGGGGGAGCAAAAAGAGGCCCTGGAACGGGTAAACAGATTGGCCGCCTCCGGTGAGCATGTTTTGGGAGTGGCTCTTAAAAAAATTGGCGCGGAAAAAGATTTTGACTTTTCAAAAGATTTAAAATTAACCCGTCTTTCTTTCACGGGACTGATTACTTTCTCCGACCCAGTGCGGCCCGGCGCCAAAGAAACAATCCGCCGTATTGAGCGCGCCGGGATAAAAACAATTATCGTTAGCGGCGACCATCAGGGCACGGCGGAGGCGGTGGCAAAAGAAGTGGGCATGCAGATTGATAAAGAAAACGTTCTGGACGCGAGCGAACTGGCGTCTTTGTCCGACGCCGATTTAAAAGCGCGCCTGCCAAAGCTTCGCGTCATCTCGCGGGTATCGCCCACCGACAAAGTCAGAATCTTAAAAGCATTTCAAGAAGCGGGCGAAGTGGTGGCCATGACCGGAGACGGCGTAAACGACGCGCCATCAATAAAACAGGCGGATATAGGCATCGCCATGGGTTCAGGGACGGAAGTGGCGCGAGACGTGGCCGATTTGGTGCTCTTGGACAATAATTTAGAAACGATTGCCGCGGCGGTGGCGGAAGGACGCCAAATTATGAATAACATCCGCAAAGTTATTGTATATCTTCTCTCCAGCGCGGCCGATGAGCTGTTTCTCATAGGCGGAGCGCTGGTTCTGGGCATCGCGCTTCCGCTCAACGCCCTTCAGATTCTCTGGGTTAATTTTTTTTCAGACAGCTTTCCGGCGATCGCCTTCGCCTTTGAAAAGGATATTGACGGGCTTGAGGTTCGCGCGCGGAGCGCCAAAGCCGGCATTTTTGACCCGCTGATGAAATTTTTAATCCTCTTCATCGGCATTGTCACAAGCGCCTTTTTGTTCGCGCTTTACTGGATACTGCTCCGGGCCGGGTTCCCTGAAGAGCTTGTAAAAACATTTATCTTCGCAAGTTTCGGAAGCTACAGTCTATTTTTGGCGTTTTCCGTAAGAAGCCTGGAGAAAAACATTGTTGCTTATCCGCCGCTGTCCAATAGTTATTTGGTCGCCGGCGTTTCCATCGGCATTGCGCTGATGCTGGCGGCAATTTATATCGCGCCGCTGCAGCGGCTCTTTGGCACGGTTGCTCTGCCGCCGCTCTGGCTCTTGGGAGTTTTTCTCATCGGCGCGCTGAATATCGCTGCTGTTGAGTTTGGGAAATGGCTTTTCCGGCCGAAAGGACTATAGCACCTGGTAGAAAATTTCGTAGAGAATGCTGGCGGCGAATATCAAAAAGAGCGCGGTTTTCTGGAGCGCCCCGAACGGCAAAAATCTTTCCTCCGCGATGCCGAGTTTTCTCATTTTGTGCAGAATGAAAATAATGAAAAAACTGTCCAAGGCGATAAAAATACCGCCAACAATAGAAATTATTTTTACAAAATCAGTCAGCCCAAAAAGAAAAAAGGCCGCGGGAACTACCACGCTTAAAATCCAAGCGTTGATTTTAGAAATCCCCACATCCAGACGATAAATTTGTTTAAGATCGTATGCTAAAACCAAAAAAGAAGTGAATACCGCTAAAAATCCGACAATCGCCCCCAAAAGCACCGCGGAGCGCCCCAAAACCCCCTCAAGAGAAGAAATCGCGTCCTCCGAGACTAATCCATCTACGGCCATAAGCGCGGCGACAATAAAGATCGCGTATAAAATGAGCGGAATAATCGTGCCCAAAATAATTACTTTTTTTAACGGTTTTTTCCCTTCGACATTTCTGAATATGAAAATATCATAAGCATCCGGTATCACCGAGAGTCCAGTGAGCGCGAAAACAAAAACGCCGAAAACAAAAAACGGGTCTCCGCCATAAATAGGAATATTAGCGACGCCTCCCTTCCCAAAAGCCAAAAAGGAAATAAAAAGAATCGCCAAAATCATAGGCATAGTTAAAATAAAATTTAAAAAACCTATCCCCTCAATATTTTCAAAAAGCAAAATCAGGGCGGAGGCCGTCAAAAAAAATAAAGTCCACCAAAATGAAGAACCGCCGAAGATTGTAGATAAAAAAATCCCGCCCAAGACCGCGTAAATCAGAAGCGTCGCGTTAAAAAAAATTATCTGCCCTGCTTTATTTAAATTTCCGGCAAACTTGCCAAGATAGGCCCTCACATATCCGGGCAAACGATGCCGCTTCTCCGTATTGACGACTATCTCTCCGTAAGCAAGATGTATAGACATAACCGCAAAGAGCGCGAGGCCGGCGGCGATCAAAGACGCCCAAAGGCCGGAAACGGATACGGCGTAAGGCAACGCGAACATCCCGGAGCCGATTATCATCCCGCCGAAAACCCCTACCGCCTCCCAATATGGAGATTTTAAAAATTTCATCCTGTCATTAGTTTATCATTCATTGCCGTGGATAGTGCTTTCCAAAAAACGGAGCGCCCAAAGGACGAGAAGAACCAAAATCGCCGCGTAAACTGCAATCGCCGAAAAGCCGAACCCTGCCGCCATGCCTATGGCGGCGGTCGCCCAGAGCCCGGCCGCCGTGGTAAGCCCCTCCATATGCCCGCCGCGCATAAAAATGAGCCCTGCGCCGATGAAGCCGATACCCACCACAACATTGGCGGCAATTCGCGCCGGGTCAAAAGAAGTGCCCGCGACACTGGCGGAGGAAAGTATCGTAAAAAGCGCCGCCCCCAAAGCGACAAGCGTGTAAGTCCGCAGCCCCGCCGGCTTTCTCCGGTGCTCTCTTTCAAAACCGATTATCATCCCCAAAACCGCGGCCAGCGTCAGCTGTTTTATCATCCAAACGGTTTCCGGAGTCAAAAAATCGCCGTACATAGTTTTAAACATTAATTGTTTTTCCTTTTTTTACGAGCTCCAAAACTTTCTCAACCAGGCGCTTCGGGTCCGGGTCGTAAACAATGTTCCCCGGTCCGCGTTCGGATTTGGCGATGATGTCCTTGATAACCTCCGTGGAGCCGCCGGAGCCGTCCAAAACCCCTATGGGCTTGCCGTCTTCCAGCGCGATGGTAAATTCGTTAATCGTCCCCCATCTGCCGCAGCCGACAATCACCGCGTCAGCCGTGCGCGTGAGCAAAAGATTTCTTCCCGAATATCCGAATCCGGTGTAGACGATGATATCCATATAATCCACAGGCAGCTGATAGGCCTCAATATGTTCCTTTTCGGATGAGGCCGGGGAAAGGCCTATTGTAAATCCGCCGGCTTCTTTGGCGCCAATCGCCGCCCACATCGGGAAGCCGGTTGTGGCGCCATTAACCAAAACCGCGCCGGACTTTGCTATTTCCTGCCCCAAAATTTTGGCTTTCTCCAAAGTATCCGGCGAGCAATGGCCAGTCTCGGCCGCCCCCGACACGCAGATTTTGTATTTAAGATGGATATGCTTTCCGTCCATTGTTTAATTGTAGCAAAAAAATTAAAAAAAATAAAAAGAGACGCCGGATGTTCAGAGCGAACACCCGGCGTTACGGAAAGGGACAAAGAGCCAGAGGGACAAATCAGTTGCGGAAAGAAGCACGGTTCTCGACGTTCCAGCGATCGGCGTGGGCGAACTCGAGGATGCCCACACGCCAGCCATCCGAGTGCCGAAAGGCGAACACCGCGAAGACGTTACCGCCAACCTCTATAAAAAAGATGCTTGCGTAGCCGTCGGTGCGGAGCTTCAGAGGATTTTTCCCCTTCTCGCAGTTGCGAATAAGCTCGTCAATCTGCTTTGGGCTCCAGCACCTTCCTTTCTCGATGAGAGCTCTCTTGAGTTCATTGACGGAGTTGCAGGGGGCCCCGAGATTCGCCGCGGTCATCTCTTGGAACGTCGGTTCCTTGGCGAGTTCAAGTGTCGAGGCGGTTCCCGCGCCTACGGCCGGAACGGTTTCCGGCAGCCAGCGGTCAAAATCCGAGTCGCGGTAGGCGAAGACGCCGTCGCCGATTTTGAAGCAATCCACTGTTTTCACGGCGGGTGCTTCGGATATAGATACTCCGGAGGCAATGAGCTTGAGAAGCTGGGGCATCGGTTCTTTATTTTTCTGGATAGGCGCCCAGCAGGGTTCCTGACGGAGGAACTTTTTGAGCTCTTGCTCCCAAATATCGCCTTCATTGCCGAGAAGATTTTTCTCCAGCTGATGACGCAGTCCGATGTTTTTTCGGAGCGCGTTTCTGAGCATGATGTTCATGGTCAGACTCCTTTCTTTTTGTCAATTTGCGCCTTGCATAAATCAAGGGCTTTATGCTCGCCCCTTGGCTTTATTTAGCCCTATTTTAGCTTTCTGCCTCTATTATACTCCTATCCCTAAACTTTGTCAAATGCAAGTTTGAGAGCGATAGCTGTCAAACTTGTAATCAGTAATATCAGTTATTAGTGCTAAATTTCCACACTCTCGCCGTATTTTGGGGCGAAGGCCGGAATGCCTAGATTATCGCGGAGTTTGAGAAATTAGCTTTTACTCTATAGAATTTGGCTCCAACACGAACCTCATTATCAACAAGTTATGGTCATCAAAAAGTTTCCATATGCCGGCGAAAAAATAAAGATATTTGTTATAATTTTTTAATCCAACTAATTCTATGGCCCTGTTTTTATTTTCTGCTAATCGTTCAAACCAGGCTCTCAAAGTGGGACGGTAATCGTGGATTGAATGGTGGACGATCCTAAAACCGGCCTTCTCAAAGATGTTTAAATGATTTTGAAGCGAAGAAAGTTCGGAACCAGGGAAAATACTAAGTCCGCCCGCTAGCGCGTTAGGGCAAGGCACTTCGTCTATTTGACAGAAAAAATGATGAACTATCCTGCCGTTGGGCTTTATGGCTTTCCGCAACTTTTGAGATAAGAGCAACAAATCTTTTTGTCTTACATGCTCCCAGCTTCCGATAGAGAAAATTTTATCAAAAGAGTTTTCCTGGTATTTCGTGGTTATAAAATCCTTAAATTCAACGTGAAAGCCGTATTTTTCGTTAATATATTTTGTTTGTTCCTCGGATAAAGTATAGCCAACCAAGTTTTCTTTATCGCCGGTAACTTCATAAATTTTTTGCAACATACTGCCCCAGCCGCACCCCAAATCTAAAATTTTTTCACCAGGCCTCGGATCAATTAGATTAACTAAATAATTGGCCTTATTTTCTTGGGCATCTTCGAGGCTCTCTGTTGATTTTATAAAGTCAGCGCAACTGTAAAACATATATTTTTTATCAAGGAAGAGTTTATAAAATTCGTTAGAAATATCGTAATGTTTGGATATGCCATAAGAGTGGCTTTTGTACATTAAAGTATGCCGGTAGTAGGAGATGATAAATTTTCTAAACATTTTTGGCGGATAATGATCCTCAACCCATTTTCTAAACACGCCCGGTTTTGTAATTAAATCCCAGGTTTTTTGCGGATCCAGCGGCTTTTTGCCTATAATCAAGAATTTAAACAAAGCAAAGCCCAAACCGAAAACAATCAACTCTGGTAAAAATAAGATAAATTTTTTCATATTGATAGGTATAGTATTATAAAATTATCAGAAAATCAAGTAGGGGGTGTTTTATTTAAATCTCAACACTCTCGCCGTATTTTGGGGCATAGGCCGGAATACCAAGATTGTCACGGATTTTTTGGACGAGAGCCAAAGAGGATTTCGGCTCGCCGTGGACAGCGTAGACCTTTTTAAGCGTGTCGGAGTGGGCGCGGACGAATTCAAAAAGCGCGTCGCGGTCGGCGTGCGCGGAATAGCCGGAAATCACCTCAACGCGGCATCTGACCGGAATTTCCTCGCCGAAAATCTCAACGCTTTTTGCGCCGTCCTCTATGCGCCTGCCCAGAGAGCCGGGCGCCTGGTAGCTTACAATGAGAAGGGTGCTTCTTTCGTCGGGCAAATATCTCCGCTCATGATGCAAAATCCTCCCACCGGTCGACATCCCCGAACCGGCGATAATAATTTTAGGCGGCGGGACGCCGTTTATTTTTTTGGATTCTTCGGTGGTCAGGGAAAAATTGACGCCGGGAAACTTAAAAAATGGAATCTTCAAATATTTTTCGTAAATTGACGTCGCCTTGATTGAAAGAGGGCTGTCCAGATAAACTGGAATTTTAGGGATTTGTTTTTCTCCCATCATTTTGGATATCACCGATAAAAGCTCCTGCGTCCTCTCCAAAGCGAAAGCGGGAATCATTAAAACTCCTCCCTGTTTTACAGTCCGCTCAATCACCCGTTCCAGCATCAAAACCCTCTCTGCGCTTTCGTGGGCGCGGTCGCCGTAGGTTGATTCCATAATCAAACAAGTCGGTTTTTTGACCACCTCCGCAGACCTTTGCAAAATGCTTTCAGCGTTGCCGATGTCTCCACTGAATAAAATCCGCTCGCCGCCGGAGTCAAAAACGGCCATGGCCGAACCTAATATGTGCCCGGCGTCGTAAAGAGCCGCGGAAAAGCCGCCTATTTTTATCTCCTCGTGCGTTTCTTTTGCTTCCCACAAAGACGCCGCCTTATCCACGTCGGCTTCGGAATACAACGGCCCCTCGCCCTCGCGCCTCGCCTCTTTCTCCAAAACGCCGACGCTGTCTTTTAACATAAGTTCCGCCAGCTCTTTGGTCGCGTGGCTGGAAAAAATCTTTCCGCGAAAGCCGTCTTTTATGAGTTTCGGAATCCTACCGGTGTGGTCAATGTGCGCATGGGTCACAAAAAGCGCATCTATGCTTTCCGGGCCGAACGGAAATGGCTCGCGGCTCCGAATATCGCAGAATTTCGGACACTGAAACAGCCCGCAATCCACCAAAATTTTTGTCCGCCGGCCAGCGGATTCCGATTCAAGCAAAAAACAGCTTCCGGTAACCTCCTGTGCCGCGCCGTAAAAAGAAAGCCGGGTCATATTATAAGGAAAAGGCCAACAGCCCCGCCCAATAAGTCAAAGAATAAATCTGAAAGCGTGTCTTCATAGCCGAGAAAACCGATAT
Encoded here:
- a CDS encoding VTT domain-containing protein produces the protein MEFLAGWDLVSLIKTAGYAGLFVIVFAESGLFIGFFLPGDSLLFTAGFLASQGFLNVWPLALLMFLAAILGDNFGYSFGKKVGPAIFSCEDSWLFHRDHLERARIFYERHGAKTLVLARFLPIVRTFAPILAGVGRMHYPTFFFYNILGAALWALGITWLGYFLGATIPGVDKYLIPIILVIIVVSILPTLIHILRNRNYAQK
- a CDS encoding MFS transporter, with translation MRIHINITVNRAVQILLVYLFAINVAAGLFGPLFAIFITGFIEGATLKTVGFALALYAIAKSVLQIPLAKVLDTKKGERDDFYILMAGALIEVLYPFALIFISQIWHLYTLEILAGFSSAALMASYYSLFARHVDKGAEGFEWSLFSVGGLTISSAIGAAIGGVLADIFGFRLLFILAGAINFVVFFVLIRLYPLLDGARPAALPPFTPIPKNPATKH
- a CDS encoding HAD-IC family P-type ATPase, whose protein sequence is MKPLNKEVERMSFWALAAEEAASILQTDLQNGLSEKEIKNRVQIFGPNVIEKPRRAAGLAIFLNQFKSPLILILCFAGLTTLFIAHYRDAIFILAAVAVNAILGFYQEYKAEKALAELKTYLKERSRVVRSGVEREIDAGNLVPGDIIRLAQGDRVPADGRIASANDLQADEAILTGESLPVIKSADPAGRGAILPDQNSMVFAGTLITQGAGTAIVCRTDFFTELGKIASLVTESRSEETPLQTAIRRFSVRASILLGALTLLIFGAGIALGHSPLEMFLISVAIAVSAVPEGLPVALTVILAIGVERMAKKKGVIRKLVAAEALGSTTVILTDKTGTLTMAKMELSKILPAAGEEKKRLLELAILNTNVLIENPNDSVSEWRVSGKIMETALVQHAALRGVTMSEIKNKMQILGSMPFNAVNKFSAALVHERGKHFLVFLGAPDILISHSALGAGEQKEALERVNRLAASGEHVLGVALKKIGAEKDFDFSKDLKLTRLSFTGLITFSDPVRPGAKETIRRIERAGIKTIIVSGDHQGTAEAVAKEVGMQIDKENVLDASELASLSDADLKARLPKLRVISRVSPTDKVRILKAFQEAGEVVAMTGDGVNDAPSIKQADIGIAMGSGTEVARDVADLVLLDNNLETIAAAVAEGRQIMNNIRKVIVYLLSSAADELFLIGGALVLGIALPLNALQILWVNFFSDSFPAIAFAFEKDIDGLEVRARSAKAGIFDPLMKFLILFIGIVTSAFLFALYWILLRAGFPEELVKTFIFASFGSYSLFLAFSVRSLEKNIVAYPPLSNSYLVAGVSIGIALMLAAIYIAPLQRLFGTVALPPLWLLGVFLIGALNIAAVEFGKWLFRPKGL
- a CDS encoding MBL fold metallo-hydrolase, translated to MTRLSFYGAAQEVTGSCFLLESESAGRRTKILVDCGLFQCPKFCDIRSREPFPFGPESIDALFVTHAHIDHTGRIPKLIKDGFRGKIFSSHATKELAELMLKDSVGVLEKEARREGEGPLYSEADVDKAASLWEAKETHEEIKIGGFSAALYDAGHILGSAMAVFDSGGERILFSGDIGNAESILQRSAEVVKKPTCLIMESTYGDRAHESAERVLMLERVIERTVKQGGVLMIPAFALERTQELLSVISKMMGEKQIPKIPVYLDSPLSIKATSIYEKYLKIPFFKFPGVNFSLTTEESKKINGVPPPKIIIAGSGMSTGGRILHHERRYLPDERSTLLIVSYQAPGSLGRRIEDGAKSVEIFGEEIPVRCRVEVISGYSAHADRDALFEFVRAHSDTLKKVYAVHGEPKSSLALVQKIRDNLGIPAYAPKYGESVEI
- a CDS encoding uracil-DNA glycosylase, with the protein product MDKNEALENLKKEMEADKSLPLYGTANLVFGEGSPDAEVMFIGEGPGFHEDRLVRPFVGQAGKLLDKLLASIGWPREAVYPHTKNFGVGVYITNILKRRPPENRDPLPKEIEAYKPYLTKQIEIINPKMIVALGRFAMAYFLPEAKISRDHGKVQKIDGRIIVSLYHPAAALRSTQVLKDLEADFKKLPELLKNDEGVKIEEKREATKQTSLF
- a CDS encoding class I SAM-dependent methyltransferase; translated protein: MKKFILFLPELIVFGLGFALFKFLIIGKKPLDPQKTWDLITKPGVFRKWVEDHYPPKMFRKFIISYYRHTLMYKSHSYGISKHYDISNEFYKLFLDKKYMFYSCADFIKSTESLEDAQENKANYLVNLIDPRPGEKILDLGCGWGSMLQKIYEVTGDKENLVGYTLSEEQTKYINEKYGFHVEFKDFITTKYQENSFDKIFSIGSWEHVRQKDLLLLSQKLRKAIKPNGRIVHHFFCQIDEVPCPNALAGGLSIFPGSELSSLQNHLNIFEKAGFRIVHHSIHDYRPTLRAWFERLAENKNRAIELVGLKNYNKYLYFFAGIWKLFDDHNLLIMRFVLEPNSIE
- a CDS encoding DNA polymerase III; this translates as MANQEIAKILYEMAELYEMEGVLFKPQAYEKAALGVEALDREIREIYKEGGAGALLNIPGVGKGIAYHIETLLRGSKFAEYEKLKKKIPVNISELTAVEGVG
- a CDS encoding MgtC/SapB family protein, with protein sequence MFKTMYGDFLTPETVWMIKQLTLAAVLGMIIGFEREHRRKPAGLRTYTLVALGAALFTILSSASVAGTSFDPARIAANVVVGIGFIGAGLIFMRGGHMEGLTTAAGLWATAAIGMAAGFGFSAIAVYAAILVLLVLWALRFLESTIHGNE